Proteins found in one Subtercola endophyticus genomic segment:
- a CDS encoding 16S rRNA (uracil(1498)-N(3))-methyltransferase: MSSLYLREDLRDTPHEVGDVVSLHGEEQKHAVKVNRIRVGEETSIGDGRGLLVRGPVIAVSSTVLSIAVTHVLDVSVPELSIWLVQALAKGDRDELAIQAATELGVDGVVPWAAERSVSRWTGDKVAKGVERWRTIVREATKQSIRAWVPEVADLHTTKDLLALAESTKVLVLEPTAELSLSGVDLSAIVQSDLAREGVVRNPDQTVPDLVLVVGPEGGIAERELEDLTKAGAQPVKLGPGILRTSSAGPAGLAAVNILLKRW, from the coding sequence GTGAGTTCCCTTTACCTGCGCGAAGACCTGCGAGACACTCCCCACGAGGTGGGCGACGTGGTGTCGTTGCACGGTGAGGAACAGAAGCACGCGGTCAAAGTGAACCGAATCCGGGTCGGCGAAGAGACCTCGATCGGCGACGGGCGCGGCCTTCTGGTGCGCGGGCCGGTGATCGCCGTGTCGTCGACCGTGCTGAGCATCGCTGTCACGCACGTTCTCGACGTTTCTGTGCCCGAGCTCTCGATCTGGCTGGTGCAGGCGCTCGCCAAGGGTGACCGCGACGAGCTGGCTATTCAGGCTGCCACCGAACTCGGCGTCGACGGTGTCGTTCCGTGGGCGGCCGAACGGTCGGTTTCGCGCTGGACCGGCGACAAGGTCGCCAAGGGTGTCGAGCGCTGGCGCACCATCGTGCGCGAGGCCACGAAGCAGTCGATCCGTGCCTGGGTGCCAGAGGTGGCCGACCTCCACACGACAAAAGATCTGCTCGCGCTCGCCGAGTCCACGAAGGTGCTCGTGCTCGAGCCGACGGCTGAGCTCTCGCTCAGCGGAGTGGACCTGAGCGCCATCGTGCAGAGCGACCTTGCTCGCGAGGGTGTCGTGCGCAATCCCGACCAGACGGTGCCTGACCTCGTGCTCGTGGTCGGCCCCGAGGGGGGAATCGCCGAGCGCGAACTCGAAGATCTCACGAAGGCGGGCGCCCAGCCGGTCAAGCTCGGCCCGGGCATCCTGCGCACCTCGTCGGCCGGGCCGGCGGGGCTCGCGGCGGTCAACATTCTGCTCAAGCGCTGGTGA
- the dnaJ gene encoding molecular chaperone DnaJ, with product MADHYDVLGVERTATPDEIKKAYRRLARELHPDVNSSPDAEERFKAVTHAYDVLSDPGQRQSYDRGPQAGFGGGGGGAQGFGGFGDIFETFFGGQQGGQRGPRSRAERGQDALLRVEVDLGEVIFGTHRDLEVDTAILCETCNGSCAQPGTSEVTCDICHGTGQISRTVRSLLGNVMTSSPCGTCRGFGTIIPAPCVTCQGQGRVRARRIIPVDIPAGVDTGLRLQMPGQGEVGPAGGPQGDLYLEVKVRHHDVFSRNGDDILCTLEVQMWDAVLGTTTTVNALDGDVEVELRPGIQSSEVVTVKSRGVTKLRGGGRGDLKIGVQVVTPTKLDHKQKELVKQLAAAHKYPSPTLGQFQQGLFSKLRDRFLN from the coding sequence GTGGCTGACCACTACGACGTTCTCGGTGTCGAACGAACCGCGACCCCTGACGAGATCAAGAAGGCCTACCGCCGGCTCGCTCGCGAGTTGCACCCCGATGTGAACTCCAGCCCCGATGCCGAAGAGCGCTTCAAGGCCGTGACTCACGCCTATGACGTTCTGAGCGATCCCGGTCAGCGCCAGAGCTACGATCGCGGCCCCCAGGCCGGTTTCGGCGGCGGTGGTGGCGGTGCCCAGGGTTTCGGCGGCTTCGGCGACATCTTCGAGACCTTCTTCGGCGGCCAGCAGGGCGGCCAGCGCGGCCCCCGCTCCCGCGCCGAACGCGGTCAAGACGCCCTCTTGCGTGTCGAGGTCGATCTCGGCGAGGTCATTTTCGGCACCCACCGCGACCTCGAGGTCGACACGGCCATCCTCTGCGAGACCTGTAACGGCTCGTGTGCCCAGCCTGGAACCTCCGAGGTCACCTGCGACATCTGCCACGGCACCGGCCAGATCTCCCGCACCGTGCGCTCGCTGCTGGGCAACGTCATGACCAGCTCACCGTGCGGCACCTGCCGCGGCTTCGGCACGATCATCCCCGCGCCCTGCGTCACCTGCCAGGGCCAGGGCCGCGTGCGCGCTCGCCGCATCATTCCGGTCGACATCCCCGCCGGGGTCGACACCGGCCTTCGCCTGCAGATGCCGGGCCAGGGTGAAGTCGGCCCCGCCGGCGGCCCGCAGGGCGACCTGTACCTCGAGGTGAAGGTGCGCCACCACGACGTGTTCAGCCGCAACGGCGACGACATTCTCTGCACGCTCGAAGTGCAGATGTGGGATGCGGTGCTCGGCACCACCACGACCGTCAACGCGCTCGACGGCGACGTCGAGGTCGAACTTCGGCCGGGCATCCAGAGCTCAGAGGTGGTCACGGTGAAATCGCGCGGTGTGACGAAGCTGCGCGGTGGCGGCCGGGGCGACCTCAAGATCGGCGTACAAGTGGTGACGCCCACGAAGCTCGACCATAAGCAGAAAGAGCTCGTGAAGCAGCTGGCCGCGGCCCACAAGTACCCGTCGCCGACTCTCGGGCAGTTCCAGCAGGGGTTGTTCTCGAAGCTGCGCGATCGGTTTCTGAACTGA
- the hrcA gene encoding heat-inducible transcriptional repressor HrcA, which translates to MVSERSLEVLRVIVRDYVASREPVGSKSIVDRHSFGVSAATIRNDMALLEEEELIVAPHTSSGRIPTDKGYRLFVDHLADLKPLSSAQRQAIETFLGSSVDLDDVLARTVRLLSQLTQQVALVQYPSLSQAKVRHVELVALSATRLLTVVITDTGHVEQRIVELPAPADDEFLADARARVNASVSGLGLDDAAAKLSGFADQFAPQRRATVDLIAATLTEQITANRQEKLIIAGAANLVRTEGDFVGSILPVLEAVEEQVVLLRLFSEMQADEHGISISIGRENASFGLAETSVLASGYSSAGGALARLGVLGPTRMDYSSNIAAVRAVARYLSKSLGES; encoded by the coding sequence GTGGTCTCTGAACGCAGCCTCGAGGTTCTCCGTGTCATCGTGCGCGACTACGTCGCCTCCCGCGAACCGGTGGGCTCGAAGTCCATCGTCGACCGGCACTCGTTCGGTGTCTCGGCGGCGACCATCCGCAACGACATGGCCCTGCTCGAAGAAGAAGAGCTCATCGTCGCTCCGCACACCTCGTCGGGCCGCATTCCCACCGACAAGGGATACCGGCTCTTCGTCGACCACCTCGCCGACCTCAAGCCGCTCTCGAGCGCGCAGCGTCAGGCCATCGAGACGTTCCTGGGGTCATCCGTCGACCTCGACGACGTGTTGGCCCGCACCGTTCGCCTGTTGTCGCAGCTGACCCAGCAGGTCGCGCTCGTGCAGTACCCCTCCCTCTCTCAGGCGAAGGTGCGGCACGTCGAGCTCGTAGCGCTCTCGGCCACCCGTCTGCTGACCGTCGTCATCACCGACACCGGCCACGTCGAGCAGCGCATCGTAGAACTGCCCGCGCCGGCCGACGACGAGTTCTTGGCGGATGCCCGGGCCCGAGTCAACGCGAGCGTCTCCGGCCTCGGGCTCGACGACGCGGCAGCGAAGCTCTCCGGGTTCGCCGACCAGTTCGCTCCGCAGCGCCGCGCAACGGTCGACCTCATCGCAGCGACGCTGACCGAGCAGATCACTGCCAATCGTCAAGAGAAGCTGATCATCGCGGGCGCCGCCAACCTGGTTCGCACTGAGGGCGATTTTGTCGGCAGCATTCTGCCGGTTCTCGAGGCGGTCGAAGAGCAGGTGGTGCTGTTGCGCCTGTTCAGCGAGATGCAGGCCGACGAGCACGGTATCTCGATTTCGATCGGCCGCGAGAACGCCTCGTTCGGCCTCGCCGAGACCTCTGTTCTCGCCAGTGGGTACAGCTCGGCCGGCGGCGCACTGGCGCGGCTGGGCGTGCTCGGCCCGACCCGCATGGACTACTCCAGCAACATTGCGGCCGTTCGCGCGGTCGCCCGCTATCTCTCGAAGAGTCTCGGCGAATCCTGA
- a CDS encoding DUF4870 domain-containing protein, whose translation MSDPNATPPYEPPAYQPPTGSAPAAGAPLSAADDKLWASLAHFGNIILLIPALIIYLVFKDRGPLVNHESKEALNWTINVTGAIVVINIVSTILGFIPFIGGILALLLSLVWIAILIVNLVFAIIGGVRVNGGGTYRYPFNYRWIK comes from the coding sequence ATGTCTGATCCGAACGCTACCCCGCCCTACGAGCCTCCGGCCTATCAGCCGCCGACGGGCTCGGCGCCCGCTGCCGGCGCTCCCCTGTCTGCCGCAGACGACAAGCTGTGGGCGAGCCTGGCCCACTTCGGCAACATCATTCTGCTGATTCCCGCGCTCATCATCTACCTCGTGTTCAAAGACCGTGGCCCGCTGGTGAACCACGAGAGCAAAGAGGCTCTGAACTGGACGATCAACGTCACGGGAGCGATCGTCGTCATCAATATCGTCTCGACGATTCTCGGTTTCATTCCGTTCATCGGCGGCATTCTCGCGCTGTTGTTGAGCCTGGTATGGATCGCGATCTTGATTGTCAACCTGGTCTTCGCCATTATCGGTGGAGTGCGGGTCAATGGCGGCGGCACCTATCGCTATCCGTTCAACTACCGGTGGATCAAGTAA
- a CDS encoding DUF4870 domain-containing protein: MSNVPPPPAQPPVGGPPVPPPPGPPVPPPGPPVPPPGGYAPQAPLSPSDQRLWATLIHIGGIIFGFLPPLIGYLVLKDRGEFIQEHTKTALNFQLTILIAYIVGSILSIVLIGVFILIAAWIIDIIFSIIAALAANKGELYTYPKWCAIQFVK, encoded by the coding sequence ATGTCGAACGTTCCCCCTCCTCCCGCCCAGCCTCCCGTCGGAGGGCCGCCTGTGCCACCACCGCCGGGTCCGCCGGTCCCGCCTCCCGGGCCGCCTGTTCCCCCGCCCGGCGGCTACGCGCCCCAGGCACCGCTGAGCCCGAGCGACCAGCGACTGTGGGCCACGCTCATCCACATCGGTGGCATCATCTTCGGCTTCTTGCCGCCGTTGATCGGCTACCTCGTTCTCAAAGACCGCGGTGAGTTCATTCAAGAGCACACCAAGACCGCTCTGAACTTTCAGCTGACGATTCTCATCGCCTACATCGTGGGCAGCATCCTGAGCATCGTGCTGATCGGTGTGTTCATCTTGATCGCGGCCTGGATCATCGACATCATCTTCAGCATCATCGCCGCTCTGGCTGCGAACAAGGGCGAGCTGTACACGTACCCGAAGTGGTGTGCGATTCAGTTCGTCAAATAA
- the hemW gene encoding radical SAM family heme chaperone HemW, protein MGSALPLGDPAPGDGLLPEGAAERAAGHPFGVYLHVPFCRVRCGYCDFNTYTSTELRGAKQVDYAGQAQREVAFAADVLTASGVTERPVSTVFFGGGTPTLLPSHQLIGMLRSVEEAWGLAPGAEVTTEANPDSVDARYLAELAAAGFTRVSFGMQSAVPHVLQTLDRTHDPERVPQVVAWARDAGLQVSLDLIYGTPGETLADWSTSVEAALAMQPDHLSAYALIVEEGTKLARQIRTGVYPQPDDDLEADMYELVDARLAASGYEWYEVSNWSLTGPDTPTSEFRSRHNLAYWQGHDWWGIGPGAHSHVGGTRWWNVKHPAAYADRILAGVSPAAGRETPDGESRELERVLLLARIRSGLEIASLSEDARREVAALIADGLIDGRAALAGSIVLTLRGRLLADAVVRRLT, encoded by the coding sequence GTGGGTAGCGCGCTGCCCTTGGGCGACCCCGCACCCGGCGACGGCCTGCTTCCCGAGGGCGCGGCCGAACGCGCCGCCGGGCATCCGTTCGGCGTGTACCTGCACGTGCCGTTCTGCCGCGTGCGCTGCGGATACTGCGACTTCAACACCTACACCTCCACCGAGCTGCGCGGCGCGAAACAGGTCGACTACGCTGGCCAGGCCCAGCGTGAGGTGGCCTTCGCGGCAGACGTTCTCACCGCGTCGGGCGTCACCGAGCGCCCCGTCTCGACCGTCTTCTTCGGCGGCGGAACCCCCACCCTGCTGCCCAGCCACCAGCTCATCGGCATGCTGCGCTCGGTCGAAGAAGCCTGGGGTCTGGCTCCCGGCGCCGAGGTCACCACCGAGGCGAACCCCGACTCGGTGGATGCCCGCTACCTCGCCGAGCTCGCGGCCGCCGGCTTCACGCGGGTCAGTTTCGGAATGCAGTCAGCGGTGCCGCACGTTCTGCAGACCCTCGACCGAACCCACGACCCGGAACGCGTGCCCCAGGTCGTGGCGTGGGCCCGCGACGCCGGGCTCCAGGTCAGCCTCGACCTCATCTACGGCACCCCTGGCGAGACTCTCGCCGACTGGAGTACGTCGGTCGAAGCCGCGCTCGCGATGCAGCCCGACCATCTCTCGGCCTACGCGCTCATCGTCGAAGAGGGCACCAAGCTCGCCCGTCAGATTCGCACCGGGGTCTACCCGCAGCCCGACGACGACCTCGAGGCCGACATGTACGAGCTGGTGGATGCCCGCCTCGCCGCCTCTGGTTACGAGTGGTACGAGGTGAGCAACTGGTCGCTCACGGGTCCCGACACTCCGACATCGGAGTTCCGTTCGCGCCACAACCTTGCCTATTGGCAGGGGCACGACTGGTGGGGAATCGGCCCCGGCGCGCACAGCCACGTCGGCGGAACCCGCTGGTGGAACGTCAAGCACCCGGCGGCCTACGCCGACCGCATTCTTGCCGGAGTCTCGCCGGCGGCCGGGCGGGAGACGCCTGATGGCGAGTCGCGCGAACTCGAACGCGTCTTGCTGCTCGCGCGCATCCGCTCGGGGCTCGAGATCGCGTCGCTGTCGGAGGATGCTCGCCGGGAGGTGGCGGCACTGATCGCCGATGGCCTCATCGACGGAAGAGCCGCCCTCGCCGGGTCGATCGTGCTGACCCTGCGCGGGCGGCTCTTGGCCGACGCGGTCGTTCGCCGCCTCACCTGA
- a CDS encoding DUF1990 family protein: MASEQIRTRATHSGQALTYAAIGASQAPDLLYYPPKGFKPFESTVRLGSGIERFESAAEAVLTWGIQRGSGISVENIELPPSSEFDYVGLVYDADGNPVGPRELDDSHVYTEDGTPHVAPGVTAELVVHILGVKFVAPVRVVSVTSDENRVGFAYGTLPGHPEIGEESFMIEHRADDSVWVTIRSFSKPSTWYYRIGSPIGRWQQRKATKQYLRALLPARA, translated from the coding sequence ATGGCAAGCGAACAGATCAGAACCCGGGCCACGCACAGCGGCCAGGCGCTGACCTATGCCGCCATCGGCGCGAGCCAAGCGCCCGACCTGCTGTACTACCCGCCGAAGGGCTTCAAGCCGTTCGAGTCGACCGTGCGACTCGGCTCCGGAATCGAGCGCTTCGAGTCCGCCGCCGAGGCGGTGCTCACCTGGGGCATCCAGCGCGGCAGCGGAATCTCCGTCGAGAACATCGAGCTGCCGCCCTCGAGCGAATTCGACTACGTGGGGCTCGTCTACGACGCCGATGGCAACCCGGTCGGCCCGCGCGAACTCGACGACAGCCATGTCTACACCGAAGACGGCACGCCGCACGTGGCGCCCGGCGTCACTGCTGAACTCGTCGTGCATATTCTCGGCGTCAAGTTCGTCGCCCCGGTTCGTGTGGTCTCGGTGACCAGCGACGAGAACCGTGTCGGTTTCGCCTATGGCACCTTGCCCGGGCATCCGGAGATCGGCGAAGAGAGCTTCATGATCGAACACCGCGCCGACGACTCGGTGTGGGTGACCATCCGCAGCTTCTCCAAGCCCAGCACCTGGTACTACCGCATCGGCAGCCCCATCGGGCGCTGGCAGCAGCGCAAGGCCACCAAGCAATACCTGCGCGCGCTCCTGCCGGCACGTGCCTGA
- the lepA gene encoding translation elongation factor 4: MSPRAVQELQPASTDPAFIRNFCIIAHIDHGKSTLADRMLQITGVVSDRDMRAQYLDRMDIERERGITIKSQAVRMPWALDGQTYALNMIDTPGHVDFTYEVSRSLAACEGAILLVDAAQGIEAQTLANLYLALDNDLTIIPVLNKIDLPAADPDKYAAELAGLIGGKPEDVLRVSGKTGMGVEELLDLVVASIPAPQGDINASPRAMIFDSVYDAYRGVITYVRMIDGKLTPREKIMMMSTKSTHEVLEIGVSTPEPTPSQGLAVGEVGYLITGVKDVRLSKVGDTVTTFQKPATVALKGYSEPKPMVFSGLYPIDGSDYPNLREALDKLKLSDAALVYEPETSVALGFGFRCGFLGLLHLEIITERLEREFGLDLIATAPSVIYEVTTDDKKTVTVTNPSEFPGGKIASVSEPMVKASILAPKDYVGTIMELCQGRRGTLDGMEYVGTDRVELHYKMPLGEIVFDFFDHLKSRTQGYASLDYEPIGEQVADLVKVDILLQGEAVDAFSAIVHKDKAYAYGVLMTERLKKLIPRQQFEVPIQAAIGARIIARESISAMRKDVLAKCYGGDITRKRKLLEKQKEGKKRMKMVGRVEVPQEAFIAALSGDTETKDKK, translated from the coding sequence GTGAGCCCCAGAGCAGTACAGGAACTCCAGCCGGCGTCGACCGACCCCGCGTTCATCCGCAACTTCTGCATTATCGCGCACATCGACCACGGCAAGTCGACGCTGGCCGACCGCATGCTGCAGATCACCGGCGTGGTGAGCGATCGCGACATGCGCGCCCAGTATCTCGACCGAATGGATATCGAGCGCGAGCGCGGCATCACCATCAAGAGCCAAGCCGTGCGCATGCCGTGGGCCCTCGACGGCCAGACCTACGCGCTGAACATGATCGACACTCCGGGTCACGTCGACTTCACCTACGAGGTCAGCCGTTCGCTCGCCGCCTGCGAGGGAGCCATTCTGCTCGTCGACGCCGCCCAGGGCATCGAGGCCCAGACGCTCGCCAACCTCTACCTCGCGCTCGACAACGACCTCACGATCATCCCCGTGCTCAACAAGATCGACCTGCCGGCCGCCGACCCTGACAAGTACGCGGCCGAACTCGCCGGTCTCATCGGCGGCAAGCCCGAAGACGTGCTGCGCGTCAGTGGTAAGACCGGCATGGGCGTCGAAGAGCTGCTCGACCTGGTGGTGGCGAGCATCCCTGCCCCGCAGGGCGACATCAACGCCTCACCGCGCGCCATGATCTTCGACTCGGTGTACGACGCGTACCGCGGCGTCATCACCTACGTGCGCATGATCGACGGCAAGCTCACGCCGCGCGAGAAGATCATGATGATGAGCACCAAGTCGACGCACGAGGTGCTCGAGATCGGTGTCTCGACCCCCGAGCCCACCCCGAGCCAGGGCCTGGCGGTCGGTGAGGTGGGTTACCTCATCACGGGCGTGAAGGATGTTCGGCTCAGCAAAGTCGGCGACACCGTCACCACGTTCCAGAAGCCCGCTACGGTCGCGCTGAAGGGCTACAGCGAGCCCAAGCCGATGGTGTTCTCGGGCCTGTATCCCATCGACGGTTCGGACTACCCCAACCTGCGCGAGGCCCTCGACAAGCTGAAGCTCTCTGACGCGGCACTGGTCTACGAGCCCGAGACCTCCGTGGCGCTCGGTTTCGGCTTCCGCTGCGGCTTTCTCGGCCTGCTGCACCTCGAGATCATCACCGAGCGTCTCGAGCGCGAATTCGGTCTCGACCTCATCGCCACCGCTCCAAGCGTGATCTACGAGGTGACCACCGATGACAAGAAGACCGTCACGGTGACCAACCCGAGCGAGTTTCCCGGTGGAAAGATCGCAAGCGTCAGCGAACCGATGGTCAAGGCGAGCATCCTGGCGCCCAAAGACTACGTCGGCACCATCATGGAGCTCTGCCAGGGCCGCCGCGGCACTCTCGACGGAATGGAGTACGTCGGCACCGACCGCGTCGAACTGCACTACAAGATGCCGCTCGGCGAGATCGTCTTCGACTTCTTCGACCACCTGAAGAGCCGCACGCAGGGCTACGCGAGCCTCGACTACGAGCCCATCGGCGAGCAGGTCGCCGACCTCGTGAAGGTCGACATTCTGCTGCAGGGCGAGGCCGTCGACGCGTTCAGCGCCATCGTGCACAAAGACAAGGCCTACGCCTACGGCGTGCTGATGACCGAGCGCTTGAAGAAGCTCATTCCGCGCCAGCAGTTCGAAGTGCCTATCCAGGCCGCCATCGGTGCGCGTATCATCGCCCGTGAGTCGATCAGCGCCATGCGCAAAGACGTTCTGGCCAAGTGTTACGGCGGTGACATCACCCGCAAGCGCAAACTGCTCGAGAAGCAGAAAGAGGGCAAGAAGCGCATGAAGATGGTGGGCCGCGTCGAGGTTCCGCAGGAGGCGTTCATCGCAGCTCTCAGCGGCGACACCGAAACGAAAGACAAGAAGTAG
- a CDS encoding NAD-dependent epimerase/dehydratase family protein produces MSIFLTGATGFVGSSILRTLRAQGREVTALVRNDAKAAEVSALGASAVIGELSDSELITTQALASDGVIHVASPGDASSASLDDAFVTAVFAGLEGSDKPFVHTGGIWVFGDGAAITEESPQNPPAITAWRAEIEKRVLSAQGVKTTVIMPGIVYGYGSGIPNSVVDAPRVAGVGGEALKLIGSGDEHWTTVYVDDLAALYVLAFDLAPAGSVYLGVNGQNPTTRELGSAASYAAGLDGRVAPSTAEEVHAVLGVAFGDALLLDQQATGEAARAALGWSPTGPSLVDELRTGSYAPGH; encoded by the coding sequence ATGAGCATCTTTCTGACCGGCGCGACCGGATTTGTCGGATCATCCATTCTTCGTACGCTGCGCGCGCAGGGGCGGGAGGTCACCGCGCTGGTGCGCAACGACGCCAAGGCCGCGGAGGTTTCAGCGCTGGGTGCCAGTGCTGTCATCGGCGAGCTCAGCGACAGCGAACTCATCACGACGCAGGCGCTCGCCAGCGACGGCGTCATTCACGTCGCTTCGCCTGGCGACGCCTCCAGTGCCAGCCTCGACGACGCGTTCGTGACCGCCGTGTTCGCGGGGCTCGAGGGCAGCGACAAGCCGTTCGTGCACACGGGCGGCATCTGGGTGTTCGGCGACGGGGCCGCGATCACCGAAGAGTCACCACAGAACCCGCCCGCGATCACCGCGTGGCGCGCCGAAATCGAGAAGCGTGTGCTGTCTGCTCAGGGGGTGAAGACCACGGTGATCATGCCCGGGATTGTGTACGGGTACGGCAGCGGGATTCCGAACTCAGTGGTCGACGCTCCGCGGGTGGCCGGCGTCGGCGGTGAGGCGCTGAAACTCATCGGATCGGGCGACGAGCACTGGACCACGGTGTACGTCGACGACCTGGCCGCGTTGTACGTGCTGGCGTTCGACCTCGCTCCGGCCGGTTCGGTCTACCTCGGTGTCAACGGGCAGAACCCGACGACGCGTGAACTCGGTTCGGCCGCCTCGTACGCCGCGGGGCTCGACGGGCGCGTGGCGCCGTCGACCGCCGAGGAGGTGCACGCGGTGCTGGGCGTTGCTTTCGGTGACGCGCTGCTACTCGACCAGCAGGCCACGGGCGAGGCAGCACGCGCGGCACTCGGCTGGTCGCCGACCGGGCCGTCGCTCGTCGACGAGCTGCGTACCGGCTCGTACGCGCCGGGGCACTAG
- a CDS encoding pyridoxal phosphate-dependent aminotransferase yields MPSLAAHMDSVPPSGIRRIFELAQSLDDVVFLAVGEPDVPVAPHILEVAAAAWQADQTDYTPNGGIPELRAAIVDKLATENGIEVDTEQVWVTSGGMHALFLAMTLTLSPGDEVLIPDPGYSTFAMNARMINAVPVPYTLRASADFLPDLDELERLVTSRTRLIIINSPSNPLGAIFPQPVIESLLAFAKKHDLWMLSDEVYERFTYGALHTSVASLDTDDRVFSVFSLSKTYALTGARIGYLVTPPGMAPLMRTVQEAIVSCINTPTQLAAVAAITGPQEHVAAAAAHYRENLSFATELLRERGIDYLEPSGAFYLWVDVSYATNGDVGEWAERFLLEQRVAVAPGSAFGRHGEGWIRLCVAADPRDIETGIRRLPAPPPKS; encoded by the coding sequence ATGCCCAGCCTCGCAGCCCACATGGATTCGGTTCCCCCGTCGGGCATCCGGCGCATCTTCGAGTTGGCGCAGTCGCTCGACGACGTCGTGTTCCTGGCCGTCGGTGAGCCCGACGTGCCGGTCGCGCCGCACATCCTCGAGGTCGCGGCCGCCGCCTGGCAGGCCGACCAGACCGACTACACCCCGAACGGCGGCATCCCCGAACTCCGAGCCGCCATCGTCGACAAACTCGCCACCGAGAACGGCATCGAGGTCGACACCGAACAGGTGTGGGTCACCAGCGGCGGCATGCACGCCCTGTTCCTCGCCATGACGCTCACCCTCAGCCCGGGCGACGAGGTGCTCATCCCCGATCCCGGCTATTCCACGTTCGCCATGAACGCCCGCATGATCAACGCCGTTCCGGTTCCGTACACCTTGCGGGCATCCGCCGACTTCTTACCCGATCTCGACGAACTCGAACGCCTCGTCACCAGCCGAACCCGCCTCATCATCATCAACTCGCCGTCGAACCCGCTCGGGGCCATCTTTCCCCAACCCGTCATCGAGAGCCTGCTCGCCTTCGCCAAGAAGCACGACCTGTGGATGCTCAGCGACGAAGTCTACGAACGCTTCACCTACGGCGCGCTGCACACCAGCGTCGCCTCGCTCGACACCGACGACCGCGTGTTTTCGGTGTTCTCCCTGTCGAAGACCTACGCCCTCACCGGAGCCCGCATCGGCTACCTGGTCACCCCGCCCGGCATGGCGCCGCTGATGCGCACGGTGCAAGAGGCCATCGTGAGCTGCATCAACACGCCCACCCAGCTCGCTGCCGTCGCGGCGATCACCGGCCCGCAAGAGCACGTAGCTGCCGCCGCCGCGCATTACCGCGAGAACCTCTCGTTTGCGACAGAGCTCCTGAGAGAGCGTGGCATCGACTACCTCGAACCGTCTGGCGCCTTCTACTTGTGGGTCGATGTGTCTTACGCGACCAACGGCGACGTCGGCGAGTGGGCCGAGCGGTTCCTTCTGGAGCAACGGGTGGCCGTGGCGCCCGGAAGCGCGTTCGGCCGCCATGGCGAGGGCTGGATTCGCCTGTGCGTCGCCGCCGATCCGCGCGACATCGAAACGGGCATCCGTCGTCTGCCCGCGCCTCCCCCGAAGAGCTAG
- the rpsT gene encoding 30S ribosomal protein S20: MANIKSQIKRIGTNKKAQERNKAVKSELKTAIRAVRASVLAGDKEKATAALALAGKKLDKAASKGVIHKNQAANRKSAIAKSVAAL, translated from the coding sequence GTGGCAAACATCAAGTCCCAGATCAAGCGCATCGGCACCAACAAGAAGGCGCAAGAGCGCAACAAGGCCGTCAAGAGCGAGCTCAAGACCGCCATCCGCGCCGTGCGCGCGAGCGTTCTCGCGGGCGACAAAGAGAAGGCCACCGCTGCTCTGGCGCTCGCCGGCAAGAAGCTCGATAAGGCTGCCAGCAAGGGTGTCATCCACAAGAACCAGGCCGCGAACCGCAAGTCGGCTATCGCGAAGAGCGTCGCCGCCCTGTAG